In a single window of the Acyrthosiphon pisum isolate AL4f chromosome X, pea_aphid_22Mar2018_4r6ur, whole genome shotgun sequence genome:
- the LOC100169351 gene encoding flocculation protein FLO11, with product MKQNAICPEHSLTMSVLVIIFSATLLAFAGTTVAQGQQQRFFSPSSNNGNFALPRVQFQEDNNSADLNFPQRRLSSADPLPLTNPSSSSFFSSQQQLPTGTFTNSGPFSRPPNVQPFILNGQQTQFQPLRNSGSLSFVDAVSPPSFFQQAPQRPLPPPQQQQQPQTQQQFNFFPSNSQQQRFRPALQQQRTEQPDSTDNFDEHQNAQSTLILQQPRSQESFNSSPRRPLSQTNGVIPVSRNPPPTGSIRWWNPTTADAESVAVSDDDTADGINTNDDTVELVHQRQNQPPKRGRGQPQLAKRRPITTPEPSSTINLEEHQEPAAIGFTVIHDENDDRSSWSQPIITTHRPQPGPTAFRNRNQPAVVSGSVINRRPTTFSPLSVASSSTTIRSAPQQPSALSGTVNRQQPTTVRSRKSSLFSTTTTTMNTLDYEQEEEDEEEQTVEEKRQFQPRKSTTTQPPPVPITTLRTALRPRINSLTTLIPQQQQRMKKIVNNPAIIQSITTRKPTTTSTTTLAPTTTTEHQIVDEYEEYEDIEHTTTSYTTTELPLNKKHSKFPLVNQSSTVTINQKNNNSLIATTESWVVVASVQTSRSVSSSSSMVGGGTNRNNSVQESTTLTAPTPTTKHRFNNKPVITTTSTTTVESIIDKLDRVQSELSNGILYGSSSNTNNGSRILTDMQSSGNNDDKRNDVIISSFTTPATEKTTKALTSTVIPTTTSTTITSPSTTMSTSTTVSSSTTSVPSTTNYISTTTQSEKEEEDENEDKEDEEKEKEEEESDDSDKETTFVRKFVPSKQRTSTVSSITSTSTVKPTIQVGKKKSLIDSVKFDDLLSSGLLPAGFNPKPPPAYKSKTISTTTTTEIPSPVTNNISSPQPKNSSSSSISTNTTPSTTTTKAKSSGLNIKFVDDSSALASLLPPGFKLEDAIKPVEILSPSLLPPGFKLPTENVETSNKNKEQESIPTTVVPTTDVPLTTSTTTITSSTSGIVFPNSGKGTNSSGTRKPLPSSKKMQAAVTLAPTIQKGWPVRVATEFTGWSTPSTTPLSIEKLLQQSKAAELAAMTSTLEPTTSTTTTTTTTTTTMKPPPTTTPGQCSESDSVCELVGTVRIVGSGSEKWVPELLDHNTAEWRLLASEIETQLDKVYSKSPALSKWYKTITIDSFSPGSNEISNGKPDKNAGVLVDFFVQLNQLGRTVSTADIRRLFHETLQKEGNLGSSAQPLQYGNGGDYEGLYLKLGRFTVDPARTDFIVLPKPTRTVTATAGTDDAWLPQWAVAVMVIGLASLLFVLIFGITVLVSRNKNNKKVPPPTLQASMISDDQNQHIYGTGKNGPTTGSRHMMHHPQSHSNSNYNISSYGYDNYAIDDDMMMLDEDDLEDVDRLYDMDAVWSDHDHEKVKVPPNIAGKKHRDTQHGGHYDSWRSTALAPQTLTPVQTGYYTGGSGYGYGTDPSGYGAERRHYHREATSTSNPRSHHHYPSSHHNPNTSYTTGPRKPPQQYHPDYDTDF from the exons GTCAACAGCAGAGATTCTTTTCGCCTTCGTCCAATAATGGAAATTTCGCTTTACCTCGAGTACAATTTCAGGAAGATAATAATAGTGCTGATCTGAATTTTCCTCAACGTAGACTATCTTCTGCTGACCCTTTACCACTAACTAATCCTAGTTCATCGAGTTTTTTTTCATCTCAACAACAGCTTCCAACAGGAACATTTACAAATTCTGGACCATTTTCAAGACCACCGAATGTccaaccatttattttaaacggACAGCAAACACAGTTTCAACCACTTCGAAACTCTGGTTCTTTAAGCTTTGTTGATGCTGTTTCTCCACCATCATTCTTTCAACAAGCACCACAGCGTCCTCTACCACcaccacaacaacaacaacaaccacaAACACAGCAGCAGTTTAACTTTTTTCCAAGTAATTCTCAACAACAACGATTTCGACCAGCTTTACAACAGCAACGCACGGAACAACCAGATTCCACTGATAACTTTGATGAACATCAAAATGCACAGTCCACGTTAATATTACAACAACCAAGAAGCCAAGAGAGTTTTAATAGTTCTCCTCGTCGTCCTTTGTCTCAAACTAACGGAGTTATACCAGTTTCTAGAAATCCTCCACCTACAGGATCCATTAGATGGTGGAACCCTACAACGGCTGACGCAGAATCAGTGGCTGTAAGCGATGACGACACAGCAGATGGAATCAACACAAACGATGATACAGTTGAATTAGTCCATCAAAGACAAAATCAGCCACCAAAACGAGGACGTGGTCAACCACAACTGGCTAAGCGAAGACCCATAACTACACCAGAGCCATCTTCAACTATTAACCTAGAAGAACATCAAGAACCAGCTGCCATTGGATTTACCGTGATACACGATGAGAATGATGATCGATCATCGTGGTCTCAACCAATAATAACTACACACAGGCCACAACCTGGACCAACTGCTTTTCGAAATAGAAACCAACCTGCAGTAGTTTCTGGTTCGGTGATAAATCGGCGGCCTACCACATTTAGTCCATTATCTGTAGCATCTTCTTCCACCACAATACGATCTGCCCCCCAGCAACCTTCAGCATTATCTGGAACAGTTAATAGACAGCAACCAACTACTGTAAGAAGTAGAAAATCATCCTTGTTTTCTACAACTACTACTACAATGAATACTTTAGATTATGAACAAGAAGAGGAAGACGAAGAAGAACAAACTGTGGAAGAAAAACGTCAGTTTCAACCACGAAAGTCTACAACAACACAACCTCCTCCAGTTCCAATTACTACATTAAGAACAGCCCTAAGACCAAGAATTAATTCCTTAACGACTTTGAttccacaacaacaacaacgaatgaaaaaaattgtgaacaaCCCAGCAATAATTCAAAGCATAACCACTAGAAAACCAACAACAACAAGTACTACTACATTGGCTCCCACAACAACTACAGAACATCAAATAGTAGACGAATACGAAGAATATGAAGACATAGAACACACAACAACATCGTATACAACAACTGAATTACCATTAAATaaaaagcatagtaaatttccATTAGTAAATCAGTCGTCCACGgtaacaataaatcaaaaaaataataatagtttaatagcaACTACTGAAAGTTGGGTTGTAGTCGCAAGTGTACAAACTAGTAGATCAGTCTCATCATCATCGTCAATGGTAGGAGGTGGAACAAATAGGAATAATTCTGTGCAAGAGTCAACTACGTTGACAGCACCTACTCCTACAACTAAACacagatttaataataaacctgTAATAACAACTACTAGCACAACAACAGTAGAaagtattattgataaattagatAGAGTTCAATCGGAACTTTCAAATGGTATATTGTATGGTAGCTCTTCCAATACAAATAATGGTAGCCGTATTTTAACAGATATGCAGAGTAGTGGTAACAATGATGATAAACGAAATGATGTAATTATATCATCGTTTACGACTCCGGCTACCGAAAAAACAACTAAGGCTCTAACAAGCACAGTGATTCCAACAACTACAAGTACCACAATCACTTCTCCTAGCACTACCATGTCTACTAGCACAACTGTGTCGTCTAGTACTACCAGTGTTCCCAGTACtactaattatataagtactacTACACAATctgaaaaagaagaagaagacgaAAACGAGGATAAAGAAgatgaagaaaaagaaaaagaagaagaagaatctGACGACTCTGATAAAGAAACCACATTTGTTCGAAAATTCGTTCCTTCTAAACAGAGAACTTCTACCGTTTCTTCTATTACTTCAACTAGCACAGTCAAACCTACAATTCAAGTTGGAAAGAAAAAGAGTTTAATAGATTCTGTTAAATTTGATGATTTATTAAGTAGTGGATTACTTCCAGCTGGATTTAACCCAAAGCCACCTCCAGCATACAAATCTAAGACTATTTCAACCACAACTACAACTGAAATACCTTCTCCAGTTACTAATAACATTAGTAGTCCTCAGCCAAaaaatagtagtagtagtagtatttcTACTAATACTACACCCAGTACAACTACTACAAAAGCAAAATCATCaggtttgaatattaaatttgttgatgATTCGTCAGCATTAGCTTCGCTATTACCACCAGGATTTAAATTAGAAGATGCTATTAAACCTGTCGAAATCTTGTCACCTTCTTTACTGCCACCAGGATTTAAACTACCAACTGAAAATGTTGAaacatctaataaaaataaagaacaagAATCGATTCCGACAACAGTTGTCCCAACGACTGACGTCCCGTTAACTACTTCCACGACAACAATAACTAGCAGTACATCAGGAATAGTTTTTCCCAATAGCGGAAAAGGCACAAATAGTTCTGGAACCAGAAAACCATTGCCTTCTAGTAAAAAAATGCAAGCTGCAGTTACTTTGGCACCCACTATTCAAAAGGGATGGCCAGTTag gGTTGCAACTGAGTTCACAGGCTGGTCTACTCCATCAACAACGCCATTATCTATCGAAAAATTGTTGCAACAATCTAAAGCAGCTGAATTAGCAGCTATGACATCTACTTTAGAGCCAACCACTAGCACTACAACGACTACGACGACTACCACAACTACTATGAAACCACCTCCCACTACAACACCCGGACAGTGTTCTGAAAGTGATTCAGTATGTGAACTCGTTGGTACAGTGCGAATAGTTGGTTCTGGATCAGAGAAATGGGTGCCCGAGTTATTAGACCACAATACTGCGGAATGGAGGTTATTAGCTAGCGAAATTGAAACtcag cTAGATAAAGTATACAGTAAATCACCCGCATTGAGCAAATGGTATAAGACAATAACCATCGATTCATTCAg TCCTGGAAGTAATGAAATCAGTAATGGAAAACCTGATAAAAATGCTGGGGTTCTTGTTGATTTCTTCGTGCAGCTTAATCAACTTGGACGTACAGTCAGTACCGCTGACATTCGGCGTCTATTTCATGAAACATTACAAAAAGAAGGAAATCTAGGATCGTCCGCACAACCATTACAATACGGAAATGGTGGTGACTATGAAGggctttatttaaaattaggaAGGTTTACTGTTGACCCAGCACGTACAGACTTTATAG taTTGCCTAAACCCACTAGAACAGTGACAGCAACCGCTGGAACTGATGATGCGTGGTTACCACAATGGGCTGTAGCTGTCATGGTTATTGGCCTTGCTTCATTACTTTTCGTATTAATATTTGGCATAACagtg cTCGTAAGtcgtaataaaaacaataaaaaagtaCCTCCACCAACTCTGCAAGCATCCATGATTTCTGATGACCAAAATCAACATATTTATGGCACGGGTAAAAATGGTCCAACTACTGGAAGTCGTCATATGATGCATCATCCACAATCCCATTCCAATTCCAACTATAACATCAGTTCATATGGTTACGATAATTATGCGATTGATGATGACATGATGATGTTAGACGAAGACGATTTAGAAGACGTAGATCGTTTGTATGATATGGATGCGGTTTGGTCCGACCATGATCATGAAAAAGTCAAAGTTCCACCTAATATTGCAGGGAAAAAG caCCGAGATACACAACACGGTGGTCACTATGATAGTTGGCGATCAACAGCGTTGGCGCCTCAGACATTAACACCAGTTCAAACTGGATATTATACTGGTGGTAGCGGTTATGGTTACGGCACAGATCCAAGTGGTTATGGAGCTGAGAGAAGACATTATCATCGAGAAGCCACATCAACTTCAAATCCACGATCGCATCATCATTATCCAAGCTCTCATCATAATCCCAACACTTCTTATACTACTGGACCGAGGAAACCACCTCAGCAGTATCACCCTGACTACGACACcgatttttaa
- the ACYPI21874 gene encoding uncharacterized protein LOC100575480 isoform X1: MDNCKNGYDNSACNPNDDVRGAQKPSIEMDRVAGTTMNAVVVTGCCGGGLNGNSNHQSGDQSPEDGSPDTCQPKCPAVRSSPWDPLKTRFVLVLTIAMVAWVLIGVIVKNL, translated from the coding sequence ATGGACAACTGCAAAAACGGATACGATAACTCTGCGTGTAACCCAAATGACGATGTCCGTGGAGCACAGAAACCGTCGATCGAAATGGACCGTGTGGCTGGTACCACGATGAATGCAGTCGTCGTGACAGGATGCTGCGGTGGCGGTCTGAACGGAAATAGCAATCATCAGTCAGGCGATCAGTCTCCCGAAGATGGCTCGCCAGACACGTGTCAGCCAAAATGCCCAGCGGTCAGATCGTCACCCTGGGATCCACTGAAGACGCGGTTCGTGCTTGTTTTAACCATAGCCATGGTCGCGTGGGTACTGATTGGCGTTATTGTCAAAAACCTGTAA